A DNA window from Haliovirga abyssi contains the following coding sequences:
- a CDS encoding tetratricopeptide repeat protein, with the protein MTIIKNLIFLGIGVAFIFFSGNYMMQMDNKLKNEEYHGEKGKSTITVNFKLMGMKRFGSDVLWIKQVLDTGSFDYGADRIKKNSEAVSYLDPYFIGNYYFSGTVVALIKKYKRYDYGLEILGRGLKYNPKDKYLKNYISGIVAASKGDIEGVLKEFERILKTHRDDRMIHTVAFIYEEKYKKTKEIKYLKKAIGYWKRLEESKDENYRKIAVVKLGKLEEVIGVNK; encoded by the coding sequence ATGACTATTATAAAAAATTTAATTTTTTTAGGAATCGGTGTTGCTTTTATATTTTTTAGTGGGAACTATATGATGCAAATGGATAATAAATTAAAAAATGAAGAGTATCATGGAGAAAAAGGAAAGTCTACAATAACTGTAAATTTTAAATTAATGGGAATGAAAAGGTTTGGAAGTGATGTTTTATGGATAAAACAAGTATTGGATACAGGTTCATTTGATTATGGTGCAGATAGAATTAAAAAAAATTCTGAAGCGGTATCATATCTTGATCCATATTTTATAGGGAATTATTATTTTTCAGGAACAGTTGTAGCGTTAATAAAAAAATATAAAAGATATGATTATGGATTGGAAATTTTAGGAAGAGGGTTAAAATATAATCCTAAAGATAAATATTTGAAGAACTATATAAGTGGAATAGTTGCTGCATCTAAAGGAGATATAGAAGGGGTATTAAAGGAATTTGAAAGGATATTAAAGACACATAGAGATGATAGGATGATACATACAGTGGCATTTATATATGAAGAAAAGTATAAAAAAACTAAAGAGATTAAATATTTGAAAAAAGCAATAGGGTATTGGAAGAGATTAGAAGAATCGAAAGATGAAAATTATAGAAAAATAGCAGTTGTGAAATTAGGGAAGTTGGAAGAGGTTATTGGGGTAAATAAATAA
- a CDS encoding prepilin-type N-terminal cleavage/methylation domain-containing protein, translated as MKRRMEKGFTLVELMIVVAIIAILAAVAIPQMGNQIRKAKDSAALGSIGAIRTTVSVMMTDNGGVAPSNFGEVFNGITAANAQEGVAIASAIDTKTVKKFGYTAATTLAGINVGTGVTAATTYTTNGADYKATNGIHKISIALNTADGSIDIDQGGTNTDTKNKQWNKY; from the coding sequence ATGAAAAGAAGAATGGAAAAAGGGTTTACGTTGGTAGAATTGATGATTGTTGTAGCTATAATAGCTATATTGGCAGCGGTGGCAATACCACAAATGGGAAATCAAATTAGAAAAGCTAAAGATAGTGCAGCATTAGGTTCTATAGGAGCAATTAGAACTACAGTATCTGTAATGATGACAGACAATGGAGGAGTTGCACCATCAAATTTTGGAGAAGTTTTTAATGGGATAACAGCAGCTAATGCTCAAGAAGGAGTAGCAATTGCTTCAGCTATTGATACAAAAACAGTGAAAAAATTTGGGTATACTGCAGCTACAACACTTGCTGGAATAAATGTTGGGACTGGAGTTACTGCAGCTACAACTTATACAACTAATGGTGCTGATTATAAAGCAACTAATGGTATTCACAAAATATCAATTGCTTTAAATACTGCAGATGGATCTATAGATATAGATCAAGGTGGAACAAATACAGATACTAAAAACAAACAATGGAATAAATACTAA
- a CDS encoding O-antigen ligase family protein gives MFYAILLTGTRASLLSIVIAGTILIYYLRKRIFKKNRNYFSILIIGILIELLLTNGVLNQRIKNATKLDKGSTYARLNLYKKSIMMISEKPIIGHGTGSYYKEELNYYNRLENYFKQNKKIKISEKKELENFYSIAGHTHNEFLQIYVENGILGFLLMLFIVIYIIYDFVVDYRAGKIITFLPLLAIVIITNFSFPLHMIHNLVLTGIMLGGNKIDN, from the coding sequence ATTTTTTATGCAATACTATTAACTGGAACAAGAGCATCTCTTTTAAGCATAGTTATAGCAGGAACTATTTTAATTTATTATTTAAGAAAAAGAATTTTTAAGAAAAACAGAAATTATTTTAGTATATTAATTATAGGTATTTTAATTGAATTATTATTAACAAATGGAGTTTTAAATCAAAGAATAAAAAATGCAACAAAATTAGATAAAGGCTCAACATATGCAAGATTGAATTTATATAAAAAAAGTATAATGATGATAAGCGAAAAGCCGATTATTGGACATGGAACAGGTAGTTATTATAAAGAAGAGTTAAATTATTATAATAGATTAGAAAATTATTTTAAGCAGAATAAAAAGATAAAAATAAGCGAAAAAAAAGAGTTAGAAAATTTTTATTCTATAGCAGGTCATACACATAATGAATTTTTACAGATTTATGTAGAAAATGGAATTTTGGGATTTTTATTAATGTTATTTATTGTGATATATATAATATATGATTTTGTAGTTGATTATAGAGCGGGGAAGATAATAACTTTCTTGCCATTACTAGCTATTGTTATAATAACCAATTTTTCGTTTCCATTGCATATGATACATAATTTAGTTTTGACTGGAATTATGTTGGGGGGGAATAAAATTGACAATTGA
- a CDS encoding type II secretion system protein — protein sequence MENGFTLVELMIVIAIIAILSVVALPELSSNIKKAKDSNVLKVVGTLRDGINIYKTDNEQGDNPESIQKIKYYILGQIKNSIEDKDIDITDGITSLEILAGTVNKDGIISKGSKGKLNGLNNIAEIYYNNGTGTIYVDGANGISGFKDTKNKNWNSY from the coding sequence ATTGAGAACGGTTTTACATTGGTGGAACTTATGATTGTAATAGCAATAATAGCAATATTATCAGTAGTAGCTTTACCTGAATTATCATCAAATATAAAAAAAGCAAAAGATAGTAATGTTTTAAAAGTAGTGGGGACACTAAGAGATGGAATTAATATTTATAAAACTGACAATGAGCAAGGGGATAATCCAGAAAGTATTCAAAAAATAAAATATTATATACTAGGACAGATAAAAAATAGCATAGAAGATAAAGATATAGATATAACAGATGGGATAACTTCATTAGAGATATTAGCAGGAACAGTAAATAAAGATGGGATTATAAGTAAAGGAAGCAAAGGGAAGTTGAATGGATTAAACAACATTGCAGAAATATATTATAATAATGGAACAGGAACTATATATGTAGATGGAGCAAATGGTATAAGTGGATTCAAAGATACAAAAAATAAAAATTGGAATAGTTATTAA